The genomic stretch GTTTCCACAACGCGAGCCCGATCCCGCCAAGCATCGCCATCGCGAGCAGGAAGAGGTTGCCGAATCGTGCCGCGGCCCGCAGGCCCTGCATCGGCGGGAAGACGTGGAACAGCCAGCCGTAGAGCGGCGTGGCGGTGCCGAGCGAGAGCACCACGCCGGCCGCGCCGATCGCCATCAGCATCAGGATGCGGGCGCGAAGCGCCGCGCCGAGGCCCCGACGCGGCGAAGGCGGGCGCGTGAACGCCGCAATCACCCCGATGATCGCCAGCACGACGAGCGTCACGCCGGGGAAGAAGCTGTCGACGTCGTTCTGGAAGAAGCGCTGGCTCCAGGTGGAGAAGTGGATGCGCCCCGCGCTGGCGAGGTAGCCGAGCGGCGTGGCGGAATATTCGTGAATGAGATCGAGCGAGCGCACCATGTGCTGCTCGCGGGCGGCGCGGCGATAGGGCAGGTAGATCGGGAGGACGGCAATCGCGGTGACGACCGCTCCGGCGGCGAGGGCGGGCAGGACCGCCCGCGCCCGCGGCAGCCATTCGGCGGCGCGAACCGAGAGCGCAACGCCGAGCGCCACGCAGGCGAAGACCACCAGGTAGCCCGAGGTGTAGGCCATCAGCGTCATCGCCGCGGCCAGCCCCAGCGCAGCGCGGTATGAACCGCCCGCGATCGCGCGATCCATCGCCAGCAGCGCCAGCGGCAGACCGTAGATGTGAATGCCCTGGATGTGCGCCAGCCGCGTGAGCGTGTGCGTGTTGAACGCGAACGCCGATCCGGCGAGCAGGCCCGCCGCCATGCTGCCGGTCCATGCCTCGACGGTCACGCAGGCGGCGAAGGCGGTGAGGGCGAAGCCGAGGATCAGGATGAGGTTGTGGACCAGGACCGGCGACGCGCCCGTCCACGCCAGCGGCGCTCCCATCAGCGCCGGCGCGATCAACGGCTCGGAAAAGGCGAGCGCGTCGTGCGCCGGATAGAAGATGTTCGCTTCGAAGAGGTTCGCGGGATCGCGCGGCAGCTGGTGCGCGACCCACGCCATGATCCAGGCGTTCAGCTCCGCGTCGGCATTGTGGTTCAGGGAATGCCGGCCGGGCGCCAGCGCCATCGGCCAGGTGTGCGCCACGGCGAGTAGCAGACAGAGGACGAATGCCGCGGAGCGGCGCGAGCGGAGCATCCCGGAGGCCGATTATACGCAGGCCTTCCGCTGGTCCGGGAAATGCAAGAGCCCCCGATGTCTCTGGAGGTTCCGTTATGCGTTCAGCTCTCATCGCCGCGGTCTCAGCCGCAGCGCTCCTCGTCGCCGCCGCGTCGCCGTCGGCCCAGTCGAATATGGCGAAACCAGAAAAGTTCACCGCGTTCGCCGTCGACATCAGCAACACCGCGCCTCGCGCGAATGCCTCGGTGGTCGACATCCAGATCAACCGCTGGTCGACCGACGCCGAGCGCGACCAGCTGCTGCAGGTCTTTCGCGAGAAGGGACAGGACGGGCTGCTCGCCGCGCTGCAGAAGCTGCCGGTGGTCGGCGGAATCCGCACGCCCGGGTCGCTCAACTACGACATTCACTTCGCGCGGCAGCGTCCCGGCGCGGACGGCGGACGCGAGATCTTCCTGATGACCGATCGCTACATCGGCGCCTGGGAGGCCATGAACCGTCCGCGGACGATCGACTATCCGTTCACGCTGATCCAGCTGCAGCTGGACAAGGCGGGCCGCGGCGTCGGCAAGGCGTCGATCGCCACTCAGATCACCCAGGATCCGGACGGGACGATCGTGCTCGAGAATTTCTCGTCGCAGCCGGTGATGCTCAATGATGTGAGGCCGGTGAAGTAGGCGGGGGGCGAGGTTCGAGGATCGAGGTTCGAGGATCGAGGGTCGAGGGTCGAGGGTCGAGGGTCGAGGGTCGAGGTTCGGTAGAATCGGAGCGTGGCTCCGCTGATTATCGGCGTCGCTGGAGGATCCGGTTCGGGGAAGACGACCGTCGTTCGTCGCATCCTCGAGGCGCTGGGGGACTCTCGGGTGCCGGTCCTCGAGCACGATCGCTATTACCGCGACCGTAACGATCTCCGGCTCGAGGAGCGGGCGTCGCTGAACTACGACCACCCGGATTCGCTGGAGACGGACCTGATGGTCCGCCACGTTCACGACCTGCGCGCCGGACGGCCGGTCGAGGTGCCGGTCTACGACTTCGCCCGGCACGCGCGCGTCGAGCAGACGGAGACCATCGCCCCCGGCCGCGCGCTGATCGTGGAAGGCATCCTGATCTACACGGACCCGGCGCTCAGAAAGGTGATGGACGTGAAGGTCTTCGTCGATACCGACGACGACATCCGCTTCATCCGCCGCCTGCAGCGCGACCTGGCCGAACGCGGGCGAACCGTGCAATCGGTGATCGACCAGTATCTCGGGACAGTCAAGCCGATGCACCTGGAGTTCGTCGAGCCGAGCAAGCGCTACGCCGACATCATCATCCCGCAGGGCGGCCACAACGCCGTCGCGATCGAGATGCTGTTGCGGCTGATCCGCGGCCTCGCCTCCGAGCCCCGCTGACCCGCCCCTCGCCCCTCGCCGCTCGAACCTCGAACCTCGCCCCTCGCTACTCGGCCTTCAACGCAACCATCGGATCGATCGTAGCGGCCCGTCGCGCCGGCAGGTAACCGGCGAGCAGCGCCGATCCGATCAGCACCGCCGCGAAGCCGGCGAGCACCCGCACATCCCCGGACGCAATGCCGAGCAGCGCCGACTCCAGCACGCGGCTCAGCGCCAGCGACAGCCCGATCCCGATCGCCGCGCCGATGACCGTCAGCCGCAGCGCCTGCCCGACGGTGAGCCGGATGATGTTGCGCGGCGTCGCCCCCAGCGCGATGCGCAGGCCGATCTCGTGCCGGCGCTGCGCCACCAGGTAGGCGATCACCGCGTAGAGGCCCACCGCCGCGAGGAACAGCGCCAGCGTGCCGAACACGGTCATGATCGCGGACAGGTACTGGAGTCCGATCGTTCGTTCGTGCAGCACCTGGCGCATCGCGGCCATCTCGAACACCGGCTGCGCCGGGTCGACGCGGAGCAGCGCCTGCCGGACCGCGCCCGCCACGCTCATCGGATCCCCGGCGGTGCGCGCGGCAATGCCGAAATAGTCGATCGGGACCTGCGCGATCGGCCGGTAGATCGTCGGCACGTTCCGCCGGTTGAACCAGTCCTGGATGACGTCGCCGGAGACGCCGACGACGGTCAGCCATGCGCCGGTCCGCGCGCGCTGCGGACCGTAACGGACGCGCAGCCGCCGTCCGATCGGATCCTCCCCCGGCCAGAACTTCGCCGCCATCGACTCGCTGACGATGGCCACCGGCGCGGCGCCATCGCGATCGGCGTCGGTGAAGGGGCGGCCGCGCGTCACCGGGATGGCCATCGTCTCGAAGTGGCGCCCGCTGACGAGCCGGTTGTCGACGGTCGGCAGGTTGCGGGGATCCTCCGCGGGACGGCCGTCGATCTCGATGGCGGCCGAGGAATTCGATCCGCTCGCCGGCAGCGCGTTCGCGACCGTCACCGCCTCCACGCCGGGCACCGCCGCGACGGCGTCGATCGCGCGCTCGACGAACCGCCGCTTCGCCCCGTCGTCGGGGTAGGTCCGCTCGGGCAGGAGCAGTTTCATCGTCAGCAGGCCGTCCGGGTCGTAGCCCTGCGGACCGTAGAGCAGCCGCTTGGTGCCGAGCACGCCCAGGCCTGCGGCCACGAGCAGCGGCAGCGCGATCGACAGCTCGGCGATCACGATCGCCCGGCGGAGCAGTTGCCGGCCGGTCGCGGTGCGTCCGCCTTCCTTCAGCGCGTCCGAGACTCGCGCGTGCGCGGCCTGCAGCGCCGGCAGGATGCCGAAGATGCACGCCGTCAGCAGGGCGAGCCCCAGGGTGAAGGCGAGCAGCCGCAGGTCCGGGCCGAGCGTTTCGAATCCCGGCACGAAGCGCAGGATCCGCGCCGGCATCGCGATCCGCATCAGGTACAGGCAGATCCAGGCGAACCCGAGCGCCGGCGGCACGGCGAGCAGCGAGAGCAGCATGCTCTCGGTCAGCAGTTCGCGGACGATTCGCGTCCGGCTCGCGCCGAGCGCCAGCCGCACCGCGATCTCCCGGCGCCGCTCCGCGGCGCGCGCGAGCATCAGGTTGGCGATGTTGGCGCACGCGATCAGCAGCACGACGAACGCGGATGCCTGCCACAGCGACAGCATCGGCCCCGAGCCTTCGTCCAGCATCCCCTGCGTCAGCGTGTAGAGGCGCACCCCGTGGTCGCGGTTCGCCTCGGGATAGTCGCGTGCGAGCCGCGCCGCGATCACCTTCATCTGCGTATCGACCGCCTCGAACGTCATGCCCGGTCGAACCCGGCCGATCACGGTGAGGTAGCGGCTGTCGCGCCTTGGCGCCTCCTTCGGATCGAAGGCCAACGGCGCCCACACTTCCGCGCCGTCGGGAAAGCCGAAGCGCGGCGGCGCGACGCCGACGATCTGGTGCGGATCGCCGTCGATCAGCATGCTCCTGCCGAGGACCGCGGGATCGCCGTCGAAGCGGCGCTTCCACAGCGCGTCGCTGAGGACGACGACGTGATGGCGGCCGAAGGTTTCGTCGTCACGAACGAAACCGCGGCCGAGCGCGGGGCGGACGCCCAGCGCGTCGAAGAACTCCGCGGAGACCTGCGCCCCCTGCAGCCGCTCCGGGTCGTCCCGCTCGACGACGTTGGCGTCCCACCAGACCATCGCGGTCATGTGCGTGACGGTGTCGGCGGAGCGGCGCCAGTCGAGGAAGTTGGCCGGCGAGGTCGTCTCGCGCCGGTACTGCAGCCGCGGCCCGGTCTCGGCGATCATCACGACGTTGTCGGGGTCGATCGCCGGGAACGGCCGCAGCACGAGACGATCGATCAGGTTGAAGATCGCCGCATTGGCGCCGAGTCCGAGGGCCAGGGTCGCCGCGACCGTCAGCGTCAGCAGCGGCCGCTTGAACAGCGCGCGCCAGGCGTGGGTGACGTCCTTGATGAAGATGCGCATGAAGCCTCTCGGGCGTTCCCCCGCCCCGGGCAAACCGGCGCTACCGCCGGGGCTGCTTTGCGACCCGCTGCACCTCGTCGAGGACGCGGAGCAGGTTGCCGCTCCACAGCTTCTCGATCTGCGCTTCGGTGTAGCCGCGGCGGACGAGCTCCACGGTGACGTTGAACGTTTCGTCCGCGCCGTTCCAGCCGTCCACGCCGCCGCCGCCGTCGAAGTCCGACGAGATGCCGACGTGGTCGATGCCGATCAGTTTCACGGCGTAATCGATGTGGTCGACGAAGTCCTTCACCGTGGCGCGCGCGGGGGGCGGGAACTTCGCGTTGATATCGGCGAGCCTGGCCTGCAGCGCCGCGCGTTGTTCGTCGGTCAACGCCGCCAGGGCGCCGCCGCGGCCCGGGGCGGCTGCCGCACCGCGCCCGCCCTGAGGCGTGGCGCACGGATTTGCCGCGCTTCCGGCGCCGCGCCCGGCTCCGCGGCCGCCGCCGCCGAGCGGCGTGTTCTCCGGGAGCGCGAACTCCTTCCGCAGTCCGGCCAGCGCGGCGGCGCGCTCCGGTGAATCGGCCGCCACCTTCACGTAGCTGTTGAACGCCACGGTCTGCATGACGCCGCCGTTCTTCTTCAGCGCCAGCAGCTGCTCGTCGTCGAGGTTGCGGCTGTGATTCGCGAGCTTGCGCACCGAGGAGTGCGAGGCGATGATCGGCGCTTTGGTCAGCGCCAGCGTCTGCATCATCGACTCCTTCGAGGGATGCGACACGTCGATCATGATGCCGACGCGGTTCAGCTCCGCGATCGCCTGCCGGCCCAGCGGAGAGAGGCCGTTCCACTTCCAGCCCTGCGTCTCGCCGGTGTTCGAGTCCGACAACTGACTGTGGCCGTTGTGGGCGAGCGACAGATAGCGCGCGCCGCGATCGTGGAACTCCTTGATGCGCCCCAGGTCCTCACCCAGCGAATAGCCGTTCTCGACGCCGATGAAGGCGACCTTCCGTCCCGACTGGTAGATCCGCCGCGCATCCGCGGAGGTCAAGGCCAGGCCGATCTTGTCGGGCGCGATCTGTTCGGTCAGCCGGTGGATCGCGTCGAACTTCTCGATCGCCTGGCGGTAGGCGCTGGCGTAGCCCTCGGGGGTCAGCTCTCCCTGTCCGACGTAGACGATGAAGAACGCGGCGTCGAGGCCGCCCTTGATCATCTTCGGCAGGTTGACCTGGTTGCCGAGGTCCTGCGTGTAGTTGCACTCCCTGGTGAAGTTCGACGCGTTGATGTCGGCGTGGGTGTCGAGCGTCATCACCCGCTCGTGGATCGCCCGTGCCTTCGCCGTCAGGGCATCGTCCTGCGCCGCCAGCCCGGCCGACGCGAGAGACGCGGCCAGCGCCGCCGCCCAGAGCCCTTTGGACCAGTGCCTCATCCGTTCCTCCGTTCGCCGAATGATAGCGCTAGAATTCGACGCATGCGTTACCGGCTCCGGATCAATGGAACGGACCGCGAGGTGGAGGCCGAGCCCGGCGACAACCTGCTCGCCCTCCTGCGCGGCGACTTCGGCCTCACCGGGAGCAAATTCGGCTGCGGCGAAGGGCAGTGCGGCGCGTGCACCGTGCTGCTCGACGGCGCTGCCGCACGCTCCTGCGTCACGCGCGTGGCGTCGATCGGCGCCAAGGCGATCACCACCATCGAAGGGCTGGCGCCGGCGGGAGGATCGGGCGGCACGCTTCACCCCGTCCAGCAGGCGTTCCTCGAGACGGAGGCCTTTCAATGCGGCTACTGCACGTCCGGGATGATCATGGCGGCGGCCGGTCTGCTGAAGACGAATCCGCGCCCGAGCGAACAGGACATCGCGCGTCTGATGGATCGCAACGTCTGCCGGTGCGGGGAGTATCCGCGGATCGTCAAGGCGGTGAGGCTCGCCGCCGAGCGGGTGCGCGCATGATCGACGACGAACTCGAGGTCGAGCGCTACGAGCTGAGCGAATCGCGG from Vicinamibacterales bacterium encodes the following:
- the udk gene encoding uridine kinase, translating into MAPLIIGVAGGSGSGKTTVVRRILEALGDSRVPVLEHDRYYRDRNDLRLEERASLNYDHPDSLETDLMVRHVHDLRAGRPVEVPVYDFARHARVEQTETIAPGRALIVEGILIYTDPALRKVMDVKVFVDTDDDIRFIRRLQRDLAERGRTVQSVIDQYLGTVKPMHLEFVEPSKRYADIIIPQGGHNAVAIEMLLRLIRGLASEPR
- a CDS encoding ABC transporter permease, giving the protein MRIFIKDVTHAWRALFKRPLLTLTVAATLALGLGANAAIFNLIDRLVLRPFPAIDPDNVVMIAETGPRLQYRRETTSPANFLDWRRSADTVTHMTAMVWWDANVVERDDPERLQGAQVSAEFFDALGVRPALGRGFVRDDETFGRHHVVVLSDALWKRRFDGDPAVLGRSMLIDGDPHQIVGVAPPRFGFPDGAEVWAPLAFDPKEAPRRDSRYLTVIGRVRPGMTFEAVDTQMKVIAARLARDYPEANRDHGVRLYTLTQGMLDEGSGPMLSLWQASAFVVLLIACANIANLMLARAAERRREIAVRLALGASRTRIVRELLTESMLLSLLAVPPALGFAWICLYLMRIAMPARILRFVPGFETLGPDLRLLAFTLGLALLTACIFGILPALQAAHARVSDALKEGGRTATGRQLLRRAIVIAELSIALPLLVAAGLGVLGTKRLLYGPQGYDPDGLLTMKLLLPERTYPDDGAKRRFVERAIDAVAAVPGVEAVTVANALPASGSNSSAAIEIDGRPAEDPRNLPTVDNRLVSGRHFETMAIPVTRGRPFTDADRDGAAPVAIVSESMAAKFWPGEDPIGRRLRVRYGPQRARTGAWLTVVGVSGDVIQDWFNRRNVPTIYRPIAQVPIDYFGIAARTAGDPMSVAGAVRQALLRVDPAQPVFEMAAMRQVLHERTIGLQYLSAIMTVFGTLALFLAAVGLYAVIAYLVAQRRHEIGLRIALGATPRNIIRLTVGQALRLTVIGAAIGIGLSLALSRVLESALLGIASGDVRVLAGFAAVLIGSALLAGYLPARRAATIDPMVALKAE
- a CDS encoding dipeptidase → MRHWSKGLWAAALAASLASAGLAAQDDALTAKARAIHERVMTLDTHADINASNFTRECNYTQDLGNQVNLPKMIKGGLDAAFFIVYVGQGELTPEGYASAYRQAIEKFDAIHRLTEQIAPDKIGLALTSADARRIYQSGRKVAFIGVENGYSLGEDLGRIKEFHDRGARYLSLAHNGHSQLSDSNTGETQGWKWNGLSPLGRQAIAELNRVGIMIDVSHPSKESMMQTLALTKAPIIASHSSVRKLANHSRNLDDEQLLALKKNGGVMQTVAFNSYVKVAADSPERAAALAGLRKEFALPENTPLGGGGRGAGRGAGSAANPCATPQGGRGAAAAPGRGGALAALTDEQRAALQARLADINAKFPPPARATVKDFVDHIDYAVKLIGIDHVGISSDFDGGGGVDGWNGADETFNVTVELVRRGYTEAQIEKLWSGNLLRVLDEVQRVAKQPRR
- a CDS encoding (2Fe-2S)-binding protein, giving the protein MRYRLRINGTDREVEAEPGDNLLALLRGDFGLTGSKFGCGEGQCGACTVLLDGAAARSCVTRVASIGAKAITTIEGLAPAGGSGGTLHPVQQAFLETEAFQCGYCTSGMIMAAAGLLKTNPRPSEQDIARLMDRNVCRCGEYPRIVKAVRLAAERVRA